In Miscanthus floridulus cultivar M001 chromosome 5, ASM1932011v1, whole genome shotgun sequence, one genomic interval encodes:
- the LOC136455283 gene encoding RING-H2 finger protein ATL39-like — MAGAIFLGVLAGLVVFCSIFLVVRHCQDGAGSAKGGGGVSSAAGKQEALLNKNKDDVVVAVPQQPGGASGQRGPAPSDGDVDVCAICKARLADASWGRCRRLRPCGHVYHADCISLWLQRKWICPVCRAAVAMSRTEILDAMV, encoded by the coding sequence ATGGCTGGTGCGATATTTCTAGGCGTCCTCGCAGGTCTCGTGGTGTTCTGCTCCATCTTCTTGGTCGTGCGCCATTGCCAGGATGGCGCGGGAAGCgcgaagggcggcggcggcgtttcGTCCGCGGCAGGGAAGCAAGAAGCGCTGCTGAACAAGAACAAGGAcgacgtcgtcgtcgccgtccctCAACAGCCGGGTGGGGCCTCCGGCCAGCGGGGCCCGGCGCCGAGCGACGGCGACGTGGATGTGTGCGCGATCTGCAAGGCGCGGCTTGCGGACGCGAGCTGGGGCCGGTGCCGGCGCCTGCGGCCGTGCGGGCACGTATACCACGCGGACTGCATCAGCCTGTGGCTCCAGCGCAAGTGGATCTGCCCCGTGTGCCGGGCTGCCGTCGCCATGTCGCGGACCGAGATCCTCGACGCCATGGTGTGA